The sequence below is a genomic window from Saccopteryx leptura isolate mSacLep1 chromosome 3, mSacLep1_pri_phased_curated, whole genome shotgun sequence.
cctacctctggctctattccattccattcctggctctattcattagattccacatataagtgagatcatatatttgtctttctcttcctggcttatttcacttagcataataatcttcaggttcatccatgccatcacaaaaggtaaggtttcctttttcacagctgcatagtattccattatgtatatgtagcatagctttttaatccactcttccactgatggacacttgggctgtttttagatcttggctactgtaaactaTGCTGCAGTATAGGAATGCATATCTTCCTTTGAAccagtgatttagtattcttagcatatattcctaaaagtgggattagctgggttaaaaggcagtcccatttttaattttttgaggaaactccatattgttttccacagtggccgcataagtctgcattcccaccagcagttcaggagagttcccttttctccacatcctcgccagcacttactgtgtgttgatttgttaatgagcgctattctgacaggtgtgaggtgatatctcattgtggttttaatttgcatttctctgttgattaatgacgaacattttttcatatgcctgttggccatctgtatgtcctctttggaaaagtgtctattcagttcttttgcccattttttaattggattgtttgctttcccggtcttgagttttagaagttcttggacttttttttttcattgctgtcATGTTTAGGGTGGGCAAGACACCTATAAACAGTTGagataatcataaaaataaagtatttttgtttATAGTTTGTTTTGCAAAAATGTAGGTCTTGCTCTTCCATAAAGAATCTAAACTGGAAATCAAAGATGTCATGAGCACCATTCACGCAGTGAGTGCAACATGGAACTTCACTTGGTGGAATTCAACTCACACATGATTGATTGGTGACGGGGTGTGCAATCAGTTCTTGTTATTCTctgtagttgtttttataaaGGCACCATGGAACACACAATTAATGAATACTGAACCATTGTTCCTAGAGGAAAAAGGGTCACAACATTTCATCAACTGATCAATACAtaactgtgtttttatttaaagacactcatttaataaatatactagTGAATAATTAGTGTTGAACTCATAGCCAAGAGCACTCACTACATCTCATGCCTGAATAAAGCTTATCTAAACAggtattttctggccctggccggttggctcagtggtagagcgtcggcctggcgtgcaggagtcccgggttcgattcccggccagggcacacaggagaagtgcccatctgcttctctacccttccctctctccttcctctctgtctctctcttcccctcccacagccaaggctccattggagcaaagatggcccgggcgctgggcatggctctgtggcctctgcctcaggcactagagtggctctggatgcaacagagcgatgccccagaggggcagaacattgccccctggtgggcatgccgggtggatcccggtcgggcgcatgcgggagtctgtctgactgcctccccgtttccagcttcggaaaaatgaaaaataaaataaataaataaacaggtatTTTCTCCATGAGACACATCACAGCCTTACTTAGGAACACTAGACAGCACTTCAGCAGTACATTTAGGGGCCATTTTAAACAGCAGAGTCACCAACAAAAAGCACTATAAATGGACTGTGGCACTAAATAGACTGCAGAAAAGTTACTTGTTTTTAGCGTGAGAGctgaaacaagaaggcagagtgtCTCCTTATTTGACCTCAGCTGGGAATGTGTGCCTAGGGCAACTCAAATTTTTCACAGCACTGTGCACATCCATGAATGACCAAGAAAGTACTATGAGTACTAATTTGGggtttacaaataaattttaatgaatagGAGAAACCACAAATAAAGAATCCACAAATAATTAGCATCAACTGAATGTGTTTTGTCAACCTGTGGTCCCTGGTGCCAATTCAGATGCCAAAACAGGAATCCCCAATGTGGGGTACAGTAAAGAAGAAAACCTTATTTAGTGCAAACAGCTCAGTGGTGATATAACAAGGCTATGAAAACACCACAGCTTGGAATTGCTCACTGTGAGGCTGCCTCTGGGCTAGGTGGCCCTGAGTCCAGGCCGCTCCTCAGCTAGGCAGCTTGACCCATGATgatctgctctgctctgctctgtcctGCCTTGTGCTGGTCTACCCACAGTCTTGAGTGCTTTAGCTCCAGCCAGGGAACATTGTATTCAGTAGCAAGTGCTCTCCCCAAGCCAGAGGGCAGCTGGTTTATATGGACAAATCCCCACTCCTGtctctgattggtcagaatagagctaCTCTGATTGGTCGTAGCTCTGCAGCTTTAgttgaacgggggggggggggggggggggagcctcaATCCTATTGGCTGAAATACGATTCCAGGAAACCCTTATAAGGGCTGGCTCAAATAGCAGACACCCAGttcaggaggaggaggcaggcaggTAAACAAGGGGCTTCTCTGCAAAGTGCAGTTTATGTAAAAGGGCCTTGTGCAGAAATGGctctggttttttgtttctgtttttgtttttttgggtttttttgtccagttagccaccaggaTCCCTTCTTAGTCCTGAGGGTTCACAGGTTATTTAACAGTATAGGTTAGGTATTTAAGGTGTACATGAGTTCTtttctatgagttctttttctcctttgtctgACTTTGATTAATGAGCCCTTCTCTGCAAGGTAAAGTAAGCCTTGCTGTCTTCTCAGGGGAAGGATGAGCTTAGGAAAAGATCTTGACTTTCAGGTATGATTGAAGGATGACACCGTCTTGCTAATGCTGTTAGTCTCACCTGTCTGTTAGAATGAAATGTGTTTAGATATTTATTGCAGTATCCCAGCATCCAGGACAGTACCTGGCActgctaaaaattaatttaaaatactgcAGATGTTCTACACAAAATGTATGTAGGCAGTGCTAATTATGAATTCGGGAAGTGTGAATTAGTGTAGACTTCAAATGGAAGATGTGGTAGGGCCCACCAGGTACAGCCTGTCCCAGTCTTATCTTAGTCTCACCTGCCAGGGAAGGTGCAGCCCAGTGTCCATCCCCCACAGTTCCCAGACCTTACCTGGTCATGCCCAAGACAGGACAGAGGCAGGgtggaaaggggggagggaaaaggTGAACTATCTGTAGTTAATGAACTACCAAATCAAATGGGGCCATAGGCTTGACCACCCAGCCCATCCTGGGTGGTTCACTCCGCCAGACTGTAAATCCCAAGCTACAGGGCCTTGCTGAGCCTTGGGCGGGCACCTCCCTCATGGCCCCAGACCCTCTGATGGTCTGGATGTGTGTGCTGGAGAAATGGGCTCCTTAACATTACCACTGCCACCGTGAGACTTAGTATAGGAGCTTCTCTTCTAGAGTTTTTATATATTGcgtcccacacacacacacagatgctgcAAATAGTGGTTTGGACATTGTTGAAAAAGCCCACTCATTAGTCAtttgtagtaagtttttttttttttttttgagatattaaGGAACATTTCAAACACATGCAGAAGTAGAGAGGGAAACAAGTCTAATGACCCCTATACACTCATCACTCAGTTTTAGGAATTACCGACCCACAGGCAGTTGTGTTTATCTCTTCCCCACCCCAGATAATTTCAAAACCAGTCCCAggtaacacattttatttataaagtttcaTTGTCTGTAAaggaaaagaactttaaaaagatgTACAAAGCCAAAACATGATCATTTTAAAcagcaatttttaacctttttcatctcatggcacacataaactaattactaaaatcctgTGACACGcccaaaaatacatatattttgctgatctgatttaaaaaaagttataatttgattcattcacactagacaGCTATTATATTGGCtactatcattttattattattattattattattattattatttggcagTCTGAGGGAAAATAGGTGAgcgcccctgactaaatagtcaagtattgcatgttttaaacatttttgcgGCACacctgttgaaaatcactgatctaaaaACTTAACAGTAATACTCTCATATCATTTGCTGTCTGTCTGGTCAGTGTGatggtctagggcaggggtagtcaacctttttatacctacctcccacttttgtatctctgttagtagtaaaattttctaaccgcctaccggttccacagtaatggtgatttataaagtaggaaagtaactttactttataaaatgtataaagcagagttacagcaagttaaaccatgtaataataattacttaccaagtactttatgtcggattttcattaagtttggcagaataaatctttataaaacaacttactatagttaaatctatctttttatttatagtttggttaCTCCACctccgcccaccatgaaagctggaacgcccactagtgggtggtagggaccaggttgactaccactggggtCTAGGGCAACAGTTTTCAACTAGTGCGCCACAGAATGTTTAAAACAGCACTCAccccttttcccttagattgtcaaatgaaaaaaaaatgatagtagccaacacaatagccgtagccatccagtatgaatgaatcaaaattacacctattttttgtcagatctgcaaaaatatatgtattttttggtgtgccacagaaatttagtagtttatgtgtgccatgagatgaaaaaggttgaaaaattgCTGATCTAGGGTTGATAAATTCCTAATGATTGTATAGTTTTCAGAATGGTGGTTCTCAGTGAAGACCTAGATGACAACACTGGTATGAAAAGCGGTGAAAGAACTTAAAAACGGTATttctggtcctggccggttggctcagcggtagagcatcggcctagcgtgcggaggacccgggttcgattcccggctagggcacacaggagaagcgcccatttgcttctccacccctctgccgcactttcctctctgtctctctcttcccctccctcagccaaggctccattggagcaaagatggcccgggcgctggggatggctctgtgacctctgcctcaggcgctagagtggctctggtcgcaacatggcgacgcccaggatgggcagagcatcgccccctggtgggcagagcgtcgcccctggtgggcatgccgggtggatcccggtcgggcgcatgcgggagtctgtctgactgtctctccttgtttccagcttcagaaaaatgaaaaaaacaaaaaacaaaaaaacggtATTTCTGATGCATCTGTGTAGCCCAGGACATTTACAGGGAAGGAGGAGGTCCTCTCTTTACAGGGGTCCTCTCTTTACAGGGACTAAAGCATTTGTAGGGGCATTTCTAGGAAAGGGAGCCAGCCTCACTGAAGGTGATGGTGGGAGCGTGAACAGGCCTCACATATTGTCTTTGCTTCTTACAAGCTCTGACCTCAGCCTTAGCGTTTTCATCTGTAAGATGTGCCAGGATCATGTACACTGCCGCATAGGGGGTCTGCGTTTAGCGTGGGCTTAATAGGTGGGCGCTGTTGCTATTTTCCAGATAATGATGGTAATAATTATACCAGAATTGAATACATAATTACTGTTACATGCTGTGCTCAGTTGAAAAATTTGAGTATCATTTTACCTTGATCAGATACCAGTGATGCTGATGTGATTGCTCAAGATACTGTGTAAACTTAtgctttttaactttaaaattaaaacaggTTTTATGATTAGAATTCAttgagcagagggagggagaaaacctttgaaatgatcaCTCTGTGTGACATAATGCAGGTAAGAACAAGCAGGCCTGCGAACAGCATCACACCTGTGCTGTCTGCAAAGCTTAGCTATCCAGAAGTTGTCAGgatataattttgtgtgtgtgtgtgtcagacagacagacacacacagaaggacagatagggacagatagacagggagggagagaagcatcagttcttcattgcagctccttagctattcattgattgatttctcatatgtgccttgactagagggcttcagcagaccgagtgaccccttgctcaagccagcgaccttgagcttcaagcaagtgacctttgggctcaagtcagggacCACAGGGTCACATCTAGAATCCCAAACTCAGgacagagaccccatgctcaagctgatgagcccgcactaagccagagaccttggggtttcaaacctggatcctctgcatctcagttcaacactctatccactgtgccaccatctggtcaggctataatttatttatttatatattttttaagaaagaatttcGTTGCTAACCATGAGCAAACTGCTTCTTAATGTcattatcttttctattttcatttattataatgaTTTGttgtatcattttacttttatttacatataaatgaagCCACAAAAAATGTAGTAAGTCTAAGGGACAGGTGGAAATGCTGACTTGGCTGCCTCCTTGTATTTTGTCCCTTTCTTCTCCCCAGGTGTGACATTTGCTGTGTCACCTTTCGAACACACCGAGGACTGCTGCGCCACAATGCACTGGTCCACAAGCAGCTTCCCAGAGACGCGATGGGAAGGCCTTTCATCCAGAACAACCCTTCCATCCCTGCTGGCTTCCATGACTTAGGCTTCACTGACTTCTCCTGCAGGAAGTTTGCTCGGATCTCTCAGGTAAGCTGGTCTGATCCAGTGAGTGGAATCGGCAGCCGTTGCCTCCATGCCTTCTGCTTAAAATGAGGTCCactgggttttgtgttttttttaacaacaCCTTTTCTCTTGAAACTCAATTTGGCCCTTTTAGTCTTCTTTGGCTTATTGGGTTGAGAGATGTAGGtggccttttattttgttttgaatttttcttgcaTCTGAGTCTGGCTCACCAGCACCTGTACCGATTCTTTGGGCATTCGGATTTAAAGATATGAGTTGTTTACCTGtttaccacccccaccccagccctgcctgtCGGAATTGAatctatatttctttaaatatttctttaattacaTTGCAGCTTTAATTCACCTTACAGATAAATATTTTCAGcattaaagtctttatttttaagtgttttgggTCATTAATCTGATCTATATTTGTTATCTTCTTATAAAGAACCTGCTTAAAactactttgaaaatattttccaaaaaaattgacaTAGAAGATATCAACAGTGAAACCCTTCCATTGCGTAAGCCTCAAGCTCAATCCCATATGCATGTGCCCGTATACAGGCACCGTCTGTGTACACTTATATAGCCCCAGATGGCATTCCTTCTCTCCTAATATCACAGAAGTAGTAGTCCCCCATCAGTCAGCTTTGCAAggcacttgtttttaaaaaagaaaatcctgccgTTGTGGCATTGTCTCTTAACTACACTTTATTGTTTCTCTGCTAAAATACCCTTGGGGTTGATATCATTCATCAAGAAAATATGAttcctaagatgcttatggttttccTAATTCAGTCCGGGAGCTAGTGAGCAGGGGAAGGTCAGGTCCTTACACATCATGGAGAAAGCTGGGTATAGATCCTTTCTGTGTCTCACTTTAGCAATGAGTTTGAAATGTTCCCCTTGACTGCCTTGCTCTGCAGGCCTGGTGTGAGACAAACCTGCGGAGGTGCATCAGCGAGCAGCACCGCTTCATCTGTGACGTCTGTGACAAGGCATTCCCCATGCTCTCTTCACTCGCCCTCCACAAGCAGACCCACATTGCAGCAGACCAGGGACGGGAAAGGCTGCAAGCCAAGACCTTGCCTGGCGAAGCCCTGGACCAGAAGGTCTTCCTGGCCTCACTCGGCTTGCAGCACACCAAAGACGTCAGGCCTGCCCCGGCCGAGGAGCCCCTGCCAGATGACAACCAGGCCATACAGCTCCAGACACTCAGGTGTCAGCTACCTCAGGACCCTGGCTGCTCCAGCATGCTGAGGCTGTCTCCTTTCGAAGCTTCTTCCTTGGGCGCTTCTCTCACTGTCCTCCCGGCGACCAAGGACAACGTGAAGCACCTGTCCCTGCAGCCGTTCCAGAAAGGTTTCGTCATCCAGCCAGACAGCAGCATTGTGGTCAAGCCCATCTCCGGGGAGGCAGCCATCGAGCTGGCTGACATCCAGCAGATCCTGAAGATGGCGGCCTCGGCGCCCCCTCAAATCAGTCTTCCACCTCTCTCCAAGGCCCCGGTCACTCCTCTGCAGGCAGTTTTCAAACACATGCCCCCTCTGAAGCCAAAGCCACTGGTCACACCACGGACGGTGGTGGCCGCCTCaacacctccccctctcatcaATGCGCAGCAGGCCTCGCCGGGTTGCACCAGTCCCAGCCTTCCCCCGCCGCCCCTGAAGCTCCTCAAAGGTTCCGTGGAGATGGCCTCTAGTGCCCACCTGCTGCAGTCCAAGTCTGGGGCCCAGCCGCACGCGGCCATGCAGCTCTTCCTGCAGCAGCCGCGGACCGAGCTGCCCAGCCAGACCGAGATGAAGACGCAGCTGGAGCAGGACAGCATCATCGAGGCCCTGCTGCCCCTGAGCGTGGAGGCCAAGATCAAGCAGGAGATAACGGAGGGCGACCTCAAAGCCATCATGACGGGCCCAGGCAGCAAGAAGTCACCAGCCATGCGCAAGGTGCTCTACCCCTGCCGCTTCTGCAACCAGGTGTTCGCCTTCTCCGGGGTGTTGCGCGCCCACGTGCGCTCGCACCTGGGCATCTCTCCCTACCAGTGCAACATCTGTGACTACATCGCCGCGGACAAGGCTGCGCTCATCCGCCACCTGCGCACGCACAGCGGCGAGCGGCCCTACATCTGCAAGATCTGCCACTATCCCTTCACAGTCAAGGCCAACTGCGAGCGGCACCTGCGCAAGAAGCACCTCAAGGCCACCCGCAAGGACATCGAGAAGAACATCGAGTATGTGACCAGCAGCGCGGCCGAGATGGTGGACGCCTTCTGCTCCCCAGACACGGTCTGCCGGCTCTGTGGGGAGGACCTGAAGCACTACCGCGCCCTGCGCGTCCACATGCGCGCGCActgtgggcggggcctgggcggCTGCCCCAAGGGCCATAAGCCCTTTGAGTGCAAGGAGTGCAGCGCCACCTTCTCGGCCAAGCGCAACTGCGTCCACCATATCCTGAAGCAGCACCTGCACGTGCCAGAGCAGGACATCGAGAGCTACGTCCTGGCGGCCGACGGCCTGGGCCCCAGAGAGACCCCCGTGGCTGAAGCCTCTGGGAGGATGGAGGAGGGCGGCGGGGCCTTTGACGAGCGCAAACCCCTTGCCACCTTCCTGGAGTCCCAGAACGGCTATCTTCATGGGGGCCCCTCCCAGCCACCGCCGCCCCACATCTCGGTCAAGTTGGAGCCCGTCAGCAACTTCTCAGTAGACTTCAACGAGCCCCTGGACTTCTCCCAGAAGGGCCTGGCCCTGGTGCACGTGAAGCAGGAAAACGCAGCCTTGCTCCTGAGCCCCTCTTCCTCGGCCCCCTATGACTGCTCCATGGAGCCCATTGACCTATCCATCCCTAAAAACTTCAAGAGAAGAGACAAGGATTCAACTGCTCCCAGTGAAGCCAAGAAGCCTGAGCAGGAAGAGGGGAGCAAGGAGCAGCCCTCTCCCTGTCCACTGCCTTGCTCTACTCTGCCAGTGCCCTTGGGGCCCAGTGGGACTGTGGAAAAACCCTTGGCCCTTTCAGCAGCAGCCTCAGCAGCTAGCACTCTGGACGCCCACACTCAGCCCTTGCAGGGCTCCATGCAGGTCACTGTCCCCATTTACTCACCAGCTCTCGTCAACAGCTCCCCTCTCTTGGGCAACTCCACCCTCATCAGCAGCCCAGCCTTGCTGCGGCCACTACGCCCCAAGCCGCCCTTGCTCTTGCCAAAGCCGCCATTGACAGAGGAGCTGCCCCCGCTGGCCTCCATCGCCCAGATCATCTCATCTGTGTCCTCAGCCCCCACATTACTGAAATCCAAGGTGGCTGCCCAGGGGTCTCTAAGTACCAGCAATAACAACACCACAGCTTCCGACA
It includes:
- the RREB1 gene encoding ras-responsive element-binding protein 1 isoform X4 — protein: MMSSSPIGLEVSDLSSVNTMMSAVMSVGNVAENGGSPQIIKSPVKPPGPNRIGRRNQETKEEKSSYNCPLCEKICTTQHQLTMHIRQHNTDTGGADHSCSICGKSLSSASSLDRHMLVHSGERPYKCTVCGQSFTTNGNMHRHMKIHEKDPGSAAAAAPPSPLKRRRLSSKRKLSHDAELEKEDLAPAKKMVEDGQSGVLEKKADEVFHCPVCFREFACKYGLETHMETHSDNPLRCDICCVTFRTHRGLLRHNALVHKQLPRDAMGRPFIQNNPSIPAGFHDLGFTDFSCRKFARISQAWCETNLRRCISEQHRFICDVCDKAFPMLSSLALHKQTHIAADQGRERLQAKTLPGEALDQKVFLASLGLQHTKDVRPAPAEEPLPDDNQAIQLQTLRCQLPQDPGCSSMLRLSPFEASSLGASLTVLPATKDNVKHLSLQPFQKGFVIQPDSSIVVKPISGEAAIELADIQQILKMAASAPPQISLPPLSKAPVTPLQAVFKHMPPLKPKPLVTPRTVVAASTPPPLINAQQASPGCTSPSLPPPPLKLLKGSVEMASSAHLLQSKSGAQPHAAMQLFLQQPRTELPSQTEMKTQLEQDSIIEALLPLSVEAKIKQEITEGDLKAIMTGPGSKKSPAMRKVLYPCRFCNQVFAFSGVLRAHVRSHLGISPYQCNICDYIAADKAALIRHLRTHSGERPYICKICHYPFTVKANCERHLRKKHLKATRKDIEKNIEYVTSSAAEMVDAFCSPDTVCRLCGEDLKHYRALRVHMRAHCGRGLGGCPKGHKPFECKECSATFSAKRNCVHHILKQHLHVPEQDIESYVLAADGLGPRETPVAEASGRMEEGGGAFDERKPLATFLESQNGYLHGGPSQPPPPHISVKLEPVSNFSVDFNEPLDFSQKGLALVHVKQENAALLLSPSSSAPYDCSMEPIDLSIPKNFKRRDKDSTAPSEAKKPEQEEGSKEQPSPCPLPCSTLPVPLGPSGTVEKPLALSAAASAASTLDAHTQPLQGSMQVTVPIYSPALVNSSPLLGNSTLISSPALLRPLRPKPPLLLPKPPLTEELPPLASIAQIISSVSSAPTLLKSKVAAQGSLSTSNNNTTASDSLGGTVPKAATAPTETTSPKESSDPPPAASSPEAASPTEQGPSGLSKKRGRKKGLRSRARAGSGAVDLDSSGEFASIEKMLATTDANKFSPFLQTAEDDAQDEVAGTPADHNGPSDEEQGSPPEDKLLRAKRNAYSNCLQKINCPHCPRVFPWASSLQRHMLTHTGQKPFPCQKCDAFFSTKSNCERHQLRKHGVTNCSLRRNGLIPQSKESDVGPHDSTDSQSDVETSAAGGEVLDLTSPEKTQLWLEGAPEPDQVKEELPMEELTQGAATPAAGDEWGSQESPEPKEKHGMEERNEDADGPEEDTVSNKSLDLNLASKLMGFKLAEGDSGAVGSGGSAQQDQKHTCDICGERPYKCQTCERTFTLKHSLVRHQRVHQKARHTKHHGKDSDKDERGEEDSESESTHSGNNPVSENEADLAVLAGNHVAVTRSRNESLTKDASRREDGAADQTAGTGQAGATRGAPKVASMDSSKEQAPRDSPDPESPVALVQDLLELNGKRPSRPILATVEGASPLLGME
- the RREB1 gene encoding ras-responsive element-binding protein 1 isoform X3, coding for MMSSSPIGLEVSDLSSVNTMMSAVMSVGNVAENGGSPQIIKSPVKPPGPNRIGRRNQETKEEKSSYNCPLCEKICTTQHQLTMHIRQHNTDTGGADHSCSICGKSLSSASSLDRHMLVHSGERPYKCTVCGQSFTTNGNMHRHMKIHEKDPGSAAAAAPPSPLKRRRLSSKRKLSHDAELEKEDLAPAKKMVEDGQSGVLEKKADEVFHCPVCFREFACKYGLETHMETHSDNPLRCDICCVTFRTHRGLLRHNALVHKQLPRDAMGRPFIQNNPSIPAGFHDLGFTDFSCRKFARISQAWCETNLRRCISEQHRFICDVCDKAFPMLSSLALHKQTHIAADQGRERLQAKTLPGEALDQKVFLASLGLQHTKDVRPAPAEEPLPDDNQAIQLQTLRCQLPQDPGCSSMLRLSPFEASSLGASLTVLPATKDNVKHLSLQPFQKGFVIQPDSSIVVKPISGEAAIELADIQQILKMAASAPPQISLPPLSKAPVTPLQAVFKHMPPLKPKPLVTPRTVVAASTPPPLINAQQASPGCTSPSLPPPPLKLLKGSVEMASSAHLLQSKSGAQPHAAMQLFLQQPRTELPSQTEMKTQLEQDSIIEALLPLSVEAKIKQEITEGDLKAIMTGPGSKKSPAMRKVLYPCRFCNQVFAFSGVLRAHVRSHLGISPYQCNICDYIAADKAALIRHLRTHSGERPYICKICHYPFTVKANCERHLRKKHLKATRKDIEKNIEYVTSSAAEMVDAFCSPDTVCRLCGEDLKHYRALRVHMRAHCGRGLGGCPKGHKPFECKECSATFSAKRNCVHHILKQHLHVPEQDIESYVLAADGLGPRETPVAEASGRMEEGGGAFDERKPLATFLESQNGYLHGGPSQPPPPHISVKLEPVSNFSVDFNEPLDFSQKGLALVHVKQENAALLLSPSSSAPYDCSMEPIDLSIPKNFKRRDKDSTAPSEAKKPEQEEGSKEQPSPCPLPCSTLPVPLGPSGTVEKPLALSAAASAASTLDAHTQPLQGSMQVTVPIYSPALVNSSPLLGNSTLISSPALLRPLRPKPPLLLPKPPLTEELPPLASIAQIISSVSSAPTLLKSKVAAQGSLSTSNNNTTASDSLGGTVPKAATAPTETTSPKESSDPPPAASSPEAASPTEQGPSGLSKKRGRKKGLRSRARAGSGAVDLDSSGEFASIEKMLATTDANKFSPFLQTAEDDAQDEVAGTPADHNGPSDEEQGSPPEDKLLRAKRNAYSNCLQKINCPHCPRVFPWASSLQRHMLTHTDSQSDVETSAAGGEVLDLTSPEKTQLWLEGAPEPDQVKEELPMEELTQGAATPAAGDEWGSQESPEPKEKHGMEERNEDADGPEEDTVSNKSLDLNLASKLMGFKLAEGDSGAVGSGGSAQQDQKHTCDICGKSFKFLGTLSRHRKAHGPEVPREESVPPREGPGESGVAKGSMAVPAAITPALEPENRPEPLAKGEAVSEGLAEKQSEEAEVTSDGEGTAEKKSSEKSDDDKKPKTDSSRSASSKADKRKKVCTVCNKRFWSLQDLTRHMRSHTGERPYKCQTCERTFTLKHSLVRHQRVHQKARHTKHHGKDSDKDERGEEDSESESTHSGNNPVSENEADLAVLAGNHVAVTRSRNESLTKDASRREDGAADQTAGTGQAGATRGAPKVASMDSSKEQAPRDSPDPESPVALVQDLLELNGKRPSRPILATVEGASPLLGME